The following DNA comes from Desulfobacterales bacterium.
TATGCCCGGTCAGAGCCGCCTGTACAGCGACTTCTGCCGAAAAATTATCACGGATTTCACCGATAACAATGACATCCGGGTCCTGTCGTAGAATATGGCGCAGTGTTTCTTCATAGGTCAATCCGATTTTCGGATTGATGGAACATTGGGAAGTGCCGTCAATAACGTATTCAACCGGCTCTTCTGCGGTTACGATACTCATTTGGGGGTTGGTGATATGATGCAAACAACTGTAAACCGTGGTAGTTTTGCCAGACCCCGTCGGACCAGTAAATAAAAGCACCCCACTCGGCAAATTAAGCGCTTCTTCTACAAACCGATGCAGTATGCGACCAGACAACCCAAGATCGTCAATTTTGCGCAGCTGGCCATGTCGGTTCAACAATCGCAAAACCACTTTCTCCCCGTGAACGGTCACGTAAAAGGAGGCGCGTATATCCAGCTGCCCATCGGGGTGGTCGAAGAAAAAGCGACCCCCTTGATGACGGCGCTTTTCAGTTATATCGACTTCGCAAAGAACCTTGATGCGGCTGGCGACAGCCGGCGCCGTTTCCGGTGGGTACTCCTCAAAAAGAGCCAACACCCCGTCCTGGCGGAATCGCACACGCAGACACGCTTTTAACGGCTCCAAGTGGATGTCGCTGGCTTCCCTTTGAAGGGCTGCAAGGATAATATCATCCACCAGTTTGATAATGAATTGCTCGTCCATGGACGAGATTTGGTTTTTCATTTCGGTGCGCTGGGCCTTCAAGACAACTTCTTGGATAGCGCTTGTACAGGCAATGGCCACCACAATATGGTCGCCAAATACCTGACGGGCAGCCTGCAGCTCTTCTTGGTCCAGTGGGTCGGCAAAGGCCACCGTAATGGCACTGCCGTTGGCCTGAATCGGTATAAGTTGATGGGTTTCGTACCATTTTAATGGCACCTGCGCGAATACTTTGTGATCGATACGGTCCCATTTCGGCTGTACAAAAGGCACCGCCAATTGCAAAGACAGGGCTTCAACCAGCACTTGTTCTTGAATCAACTGGCGCTCCACGAGGATTTTACCCAGTTTTCGTTTTGATTTTTCTTCAGCCTGGATGGCCAGTGCCGTCTGCAGATCGGAAGTATTGATATGCCCCAGTTCCACCAGAAGCTCTCCAATGCGTATCGATACCGGGTGTTTTCGAATTGCTTCGCCGATTTGATCGTCGGTAATAAATTCCAGTTCTTTAATTACTTGCAGTAAAGGACGGTGTTTTTCGAGTTTGGCTTGAACCCGCCGGGCGTATTCGACCTGCTTGTCGGTCAG
Coding sequences within:
- a CDS encoding ATPase, T2SS/T4P/T4SS family, encoding MATATQNSSTRSERPDNGFSSIDSNADAFSQLAKHLVKCSFLTDKQVEYARRVQAKLEKHRPLLQVIKELEFITDDQIGEAIRKHPVSIRIGELLVELGHINTSDLQTALAIQAEEKSKRKLGKILVERQLIQEQVLVEALSLQLAVPFVQPKWDRIDHKVFAQVPLKWYETHQLIPIQANGSAITVAFADPLDQEELQAARQVFGDHIVVAIACTSAIQEVVLKAQRTEMKNQISSMDEQFIIKLVDDIILAALQREASDIHLEPLKACLRVRFRQDGVLALFEEYPPETAPAVASRIKVLCEVDITEKRRHQGGRFFFDHPDGQLDIRASFYVTVHGEKVVLRLLNRHGQLRKIDDLGLSGRILHRFVEEALNLPSGVLLFTGPTGSGKTTTVYSCLHHITNPQMSIVTAEEPVEYVIDGTSQCSINPKIGLTYEETLRHILRQDPDVIVIGEIRDNFSAEVAVQAALTGHKVLTTFHTEDSVGGLIRLLNMSIEAFMISSTVVSVMSQRLLRRVCPSCTSPLTPTSQELQRIGYSRDDIRGIQFQKGRGCTNCQHTGYNRRVGIFELLILDQLVRDAILERKPSKELRQISIESAGLITLLEDGIHKAAEGVTTVEELLRSLPRLQQPRPMAELRRNY